From one Sparus aurata chromosome 16, fSpaAur1.1, whole genome shotgun sequence genomic stretch:
- the gjb10 gene encoding gap junction protein beta 10, whose translation MNWAFLQGLLSGVNKYSTAFGRVWLSIVFLFRVMVFVVAAEKVWGDEQKDFKCNTAQPGCHNVCYDHFFPVSHVRLWALQLIFVTCPSLLVVMHVAYREDRERKHTLKYGENCRRLYQNTGKKRGGLWWTYVLTLVFKIGVDITFVYLLYHIYEGYDFPSLIKCEQKPCPNKVDCFISRPTEKRIFTLFMVVTSLVCILLSIFEILYLVGKRCRECFTSFHNSRQVMTNTLSSGSTLMESNSIKLTGKSTPETPAPSYSVAIS comes from the coding sequence ATGAACTGGGCATTCCTCCAGGGCCTCCTCAGTGGAGTGAACAAGTACTCCACAGCCTTTGGCCGAGTGTGGCTCTCTATCGTTTTCCTCTTCAGGGTCATGGTGTTTGTGGTGGCGGCGGAGAAGGTCTGGGGCGATGAGCAGAAAGACTTCAAATGCAACACGGCTCAGCCCGGGTGCCACAACGTCTGCTATGACCACTTCTTCCCTGTGTCCCATGTCCGGCTGTGGGCCCTGCAGCTCATCTTCGTCACCTGCCCCTCTCTCCTGGTGGTGATGCACGTTGCCTACAGGGAGGACAGGGAACGTAAACACACGCTCAAGTATGGCGAAAACTGCCGCCGTCTCTACCAGAACACCGGCAAGAAACGTGGAGGCCTGTGGTGGACGTATGTCCTCACCCTGGTCTTCAAAATCGGCGTGGACATCACCTTTGTCTACCTCCTCTACCACATCTACGAGGGTTACGACTTTCCCTCGCTCATCAAGTGCGAGCAAAAGCCCTGTCCCAACAAGGTGGACTGCTTCATCTCTCGGCCGACTGAGAAAAGAATCTTCACCCTCTTCATGGTTGTCACCAGCCTGGTCTGCATTCTGCTCTCGATCTTTGAAATCCTCTACCTGGTCGGCAAACGCTGCCGCGAATGCTTCACCTCGTTCCATAATTCTCGCCAGGTCATGACCAACACGCTGTCCAGTGGAAGCACCTTGATGGAGTCAAACTCAATAAAGTTGACAGGCAAAAGCACCCCTGAGACACCTGCTCCTTCATACAGCGTGGCCATATCCTGA
- the ppie gene encoding peptidyl-prolyl cis-trans isomerase E: MAANKRVLYVGGLAEEVDEKVLHAAFIPFGDITDIQIPLDYETEKHRGFAFIEFELGEDAAAAIDNMNESELFGRTIRVNTAKPMRIKEGSSRPVWSDDDWLKKFSGKTTEEAEAEAAGGETTNTATQEGEPPAKKGRVNPQVYMDIKIGNKPAGRLRFVLRADIVPMTAENFRCLCTHEKGFGFKGSSFHRIIPQFMCQGGDFTNHNGTGGKSIYGRKFDDENFVLKHTAPGQLSMANSGPNSNGSQFFITTDKTDWLDGKHVVFGDLVEGMDVVRAMEAQGSKDGKPKQKVIISDCGEYE, translated from the exons ATGGCGGCTAACAAACGAGTGCTGTATGTTG GTGGCCTGGCAGAGGAGGTGGATGAGAAGGTTTTACATGCTGCTTTTATCCCGTTTGGAGACATCACAGACATCCAGATCCCATTAGACTATGAAACAG AAAAGCACAGAGGATTTGCATTCATTGAGTTTGAATTGGGAGAG GATGCTGCTGCAGCTATCGATAACATG AATGAGTCTGAGCTGTTTGGACGGACTATCAGGGTCAACACAGCCAAGCCCATGAGAATCAAAGAAGGTTCTTCTCGTCCAG TGTGGTCGGATGATGACTGGTTGAAGAAGTTCTCAGGGAAGACGACAgaagaggctgaggctgaggcagCAGGTGGAGAAACAACCAATACGGCGACACAGGAG GGTGAGCCCCCGGCCAAAAAGGGCAGAGTCAATCCTCAAGTTTATATGGACATCAAGATTGGGAACAAGCCAGCAGGGAGACTACGCTTCGTCCTTCGGGCTGACATCGTTCCCATGACAGCGG aGAATTTCCGCTGCTTGTGCACACACGAGAAGGGCTTCGGCTTCAAAGGCAGCAGCTTTCATCGCATCATCCCTCAGTTTATGTGCCAAGGAGGCGACTTCACCAATCACAACGGCACCGGCGGCAAGTCCATCTACGGCCGGAAGTTTGACGATGAGAACTTTGTCCTCAAACACACCGCTCCAG GACAGCTCTCCATGGCCAACTCTGGGCCGAACTCTAACGGCTCTCAGTTCTTCATCACCACAGACAAAACAGACTGGCTGGATGGTAAAcatgtggtgtttggagacctGGTGGAGGGAATGGATGTGGTCCGTGCAATGGAG GCTCAGGGATCTAAAGACGGCAAGCCGAAGCAGAAAGTCATCATCTCTGACTGTGGAGAATATGAGTGA
- the pabpc4 gene encoding polyadenylate-binding protein 4: MNTATGSYPMASLYVGDLHPDITEAMLYEKFSPAGPVLSIRVCRDMITRRSLGYAYVNFSQPADAERALDTMNFDVVKGKPIRIMWSQRDPSLRKSGVGNVFIKNLDKSIDNKALYDTFSAFGNILSCKVVCDENGSKGYAFVHFETQDAADRAIEKMNGMLLNDRKVFVGRFKSRKEREAELGAKAKEFTNVYIKNFGDDMDDERLKELFDKYGKTLSVKVMTDPTGKSRGFGFVSYEKHEDANKAVEDMNGTDLNGKTVFVGRAQKKMERQAELKRKFELLKQERISRYQGVNLYIKNLDDTIDDEKLRKEFSPFGSITSAKVMLEEGRSKGFGFVCFSSPEEATKAVTEMNGRIVGSKPLYVALAQRKEERKAHLTNQYMQRIAGMRAMPANAIINQFQPTSGYFMPAVPQAQNRTTYYAPNQLAQMRPNPRWQQQGGRGQGGFQGIPNSLRQPGPRANLRHMTPNSGGQGPRASGQAMAPRPSMGVPGPRAMPPYKYATGVRNQNPQVVQPIALQQAQPAVHVQGQEPLTASMLAAAPPQEQKQMLGERLFPLIQSMHANLAGKITGMLLEIDNSELLHMLESHESLRSKVEEAVAVLQAHQAKKDATQKVGGMPTTAAAGTS, translated from the exons ATGAACACGGCGACGGGGAGTTATCCGATGGCTTCTCTCTACGTTGGCGACCTGCACCCCGACATCACGGAGGCTATGCTGTATGAGAAATTCAGCCCAGCCGGACCGGTGCTCTCCATTCGGGTATGCAGAGACATGATCACCCGGCGATCCCTGGGATACGCTTATGTCAACTTCTCCCAGCCAGCTGATG CTGAAAGAGCCCTGGACACCATGAACTTTGACGTGGTCAAAGGGAAGCCAATCAGAATCATGTGGTCCCAAAGAGACCCCTCCCTTAGGAAGTCTGGAGTGGGCAACGTGTTCATCAAGAACCTTGACAAGTCCATTGACAACAAAGCCCTGTACGACACCTTCTCCGCCTTTGGCAACATCCTCTCCTGCAAG GTGGTGTGTGATGAAAATGGCTCCAAGGGCTACGCTTTTGTCCACTTTGAGACCCAGGATGCTGCTGATCGTGCCATTGAGAAGATGAACGGCATGCTTCTGAATGACCGCAAGGT GTTTGTGGGTCGTTTCAAATCTCGCAAGGAACGGGAGGCTGAACTTGGTGCCAAAGCCAAGGAGTTCACCAATGTGTACATCAAGAACTTTGGGGATGATATGGATGATGAACGCCTGAAGGAGCTTTTTGACAAATATG GTAAAACACTCAGTGTGAAGGTGATGACAGACCCCACCGGCAAATCCAGAGGCTTCGGATTTGTTAGTTACGAGAAGCATGAGGACGCTAACAAG GCTGTAGAGGACATGAATGGCACCGACCTCAATGGCAAGACTGTGTTTGTGGGCCGGGCTCAGAAAAAGATGGAGCGACaggctgagctgaagaggaagttTGAGCTACTGAAACAAGAAAGGATCAGTCGTTATCAG GGTGTAAATCTTTACATTAAGAACCTGGATGACACCATAGACGATGAGAAACTGCGTAAGGAGTTCTCTCCATTTGGGTCTATCACAAGTGCTAAG GTGATGCTGGAGGAGGGTCGCTCCAAGGGCTTTGGCTTTGTCTGCTTCTCCTCCCCTGAAGAGGCCACCAAGGCTGTGACTGAGATGAACGGACGAATCGTTGGTTCCAAACCACTCTACGTAGCTCTCGCTCAGCGCAAAGAAGAGCGCAAAGCCCACCTCACCAACCAGTACATGCAGCGTATTGCTGGCATGAGAGCGATGCCGGCGAACGCCATCATTAACCAGTTCCAGCCCACCAGTGGCTACTTCATGCCAGCTGTGCCACAG GCCCAGAATAGGACTACATACTATGCACCCAATCAACTAGCCCAAATGCGACCCAACCCCCGATGGCAGCAACAAGGTGGCAGAGGTCAAG GCGGTTTCCAAGGGATCCCCAACTCACTGCGTCAGCCAGGACCCCGTGCCAATTTGAGACACATGACTCCTAATAGCGGCGGACAGGGTCCACGAG CTTCTGGCCAGGCCATGGCTCCTCGCCCCTCAATGGGAGTCCCCGGGCCGCGTGCCATGCCTCCTTACAAATATGCCACCGGTGTCCGTAATCAAAACCCTCAGGTGGTGCAACCTATTGCCTTACAGCAG GCTCAGCCAGCTGTGCACGTTCAGGGCCAGGAGCCTCTCACAGCCTCCATGCTGGCTGCTGCACCCCCTcaggagcagaaacagatgCTAG gtgAGCGTCTTTTCCCACTGATTCAGTCCATGCATGCCAACCTGGCAGGAAAGATCACTGGCATGCTGCTGGAGATCGACAACTCTGAACTGCTACATATGCTGGAGTCTCACGAATCTCTGCGTTCAAAG GTGGAAGAAGCTGTGGCTGTGCTCCAAGCCCACCAGGCGAAGAAAGACGCCACTCAGAAAGTTGGTGGCATGCCcacaactgctgctgctggcacaTCCTGA
- the zpcx gene encoding zona pellucida protein C, protein MGTTEILLCFFLGNLITVQSRMKEQDDAFPQEFPGFFDYISPFPFKRSFDFTPYDTVFSSWRTRTPDFHMLAEFPPIMHVPNVEVFCDESELTLRVDRRLNGVILSAEEIQLGDGCYSNRALPHQFVFVYSLDECGTARVMQNGLEMFTNTLYLNLKKPLPTWWQTPSPVHISCSPKRSYADPNFFVSAAFSENGRTFNIKAMNPTWSSAAESNTYKRGQAVNLQLSAQTRPKQQLFIQSCFVSASPEPETVPRKAVILNKGCTAPLGSPHAVVQFVASNRADVVNLVLNTSYLISELYIHCSVLLSDKGVTFGSKSCNYNMIESRWEDLSGTAEVCKCCSSKCKGLSVKHLPDDVKATVSTGPLVIVDKDVEMIPEPSFSEPQETPSPPVGDPIQFVPSDGAATADAIVSGTSISGSKLSSPPQGVVVVSQDPAGRLTLWLPEEVKDAEQSENISSEPDDYLTVELQANDLPELQVLTADQESQNEIRDHNMNLLTLVDLIIHPQLEKASAAEDSQMKMWLGGVQLLHTEAPEEADVSLPDKTSEEKNHFGKMRDELAQRQADAAVMPGEETNDARPIIRSKLQFSKGRGGLQTLSYEEEEVMQEEDKGVIRRFGMDAVKRKPRQTGLRSTFLDLLRRLDKAE, encoded by the exons ATGGGGACGACAGAGATAttactttgcttttttcttggaAATCTCATCACTGTTCAGTCACGAATGAAGGAGCAGGATGACGCATTTCCCCAAGAGTTCCCAGGATTTTTTGACTACATCTCGCCTTTTCCATTCAAACGCAGCTTTGATTTCACTCCTTATGACACCGTCTTCAGCTCGTGGCGAACCCGGACCCCTGACTTTCACATGCTCGCCGAGTTCCCTCCCATCATGCACGTTCCCAATGTAGAGGTGTTTTGTGATGAATCTGAGCTGACCCTGCGCGTGGATAGAAGATTAAACGGTGTCATACTGTCTGCAGAGGAGATACAGTTGGGCGATGGCTGCTACAGCAACAGAGCGCTACCACACcaatttgtctttgtgtacAGTTTGGATGAGTGTGGAACTGCACGTGTG ATGCAGAATGGCCTGGAGATGTTCACAAACACTCTGTACTTGAATCTCAAAAAGCCTCTTCCCACCTGGTGGCAAACTCCTTCCCCAGTGCACATCTCCTGCTCCCCAAAGAG GTCATATGCTGATCCAAACTTCTTTGTCTCGGCTGCGTTTTCTGAAAATGGCAGGACCTTTAACATCAAAGCCATGAATC cCACCTGGAGCAGCGCTGCAGAGTCGAATACCTATAAAAGAGGCCAGGCTGTCAACCTCCAGCTTTCTGCCCAAACCAGACCAAAGCAGCAGCTCTTCATCCAgtcctgttttgtttctgcGTCTCCCGAACCTGAGACTGTGCCCAGGAAAGCAGTCATATTGAATAAAGG GTGCACGGCCCCGCTGGGTTCTCCTCATGCTGTCGTACAATTTGTAGCTTCTAACAGAGCAGATGTGGTTAATTTGGTTCTGAACACGTCTTATCTAATTTCTgag CTGTACATTCATTGCAGTGTCCTCCTCTCAGACAAGGGTGTCACCTTCGGCTCCAAATCCTGCAACTATAATATGATCGAGTCAAG ATGGGAGGACCTGAGTGGAACGGCAGAGGTGTGCAAGTGCTGCAGCTCAAAGTGTAAAGGCCTGTCAGTCAAACACCTCCCTGACG ATGTCAAGGCTACTGTCAGCACTGGCCCATTGGTCATCGTGGACAAAGATGTAGAGATGATTCCAGAGCCTTCGTTCTCTGAACCACAAGAAACCCCCAGTCCTCCTGTTGGTGACCCCATACAGTTTGTTCCCTCTGATGGAGCAGCGACTGCGGATGCAATTGTTTCTGGTACTTCTATATCAGGAAGCAAGCTCTCTTCCCCACCTCAGGGTGTCGTGGTTGTGAGCCAGGACCCAGCTGGGAGACTGACCCTTTGGCTGCCTGAAGAGGTGAAAGATGCTGAACAAAGCGAGAATATCAGTTCTGAGCCTGACGACTACTTGACAGTTGAGTTACAGGCAAATGACCTTCCAGAGCTGCAAGTCTTGACCGCGGACCAAGAGTCTCAAAATGAGATCAGAGATCATAATATGAATCTTCTTACACTGGTTGACTTGATAATTCATCCACAACTGGAAAAGGCATCAGCTGCAGAGGACTCTCAAATGAAAATGTGGTTGGGAGGAGTTCAATTGTTGCACactgaggctccagaagaagctgatgTATCTCTGCCTGATAAGACATCTGAAGAAAAGAATCATTTTGGCAAAATGAGAGATGAGCTGGCTCAAAGGCAGGCAGATGCAGCTGTGATGCCCGGAGAAGAAACAAATGATGCACGTCCTATAATTCGCTCAAAACTTCAGTTCTCCAAAGGAAGAGGTGGTTTGCAAACATTGAGctatgaggaagaggaggtgatgCAAGAGGAGGACAAAGGTGTGATCAGAAGATTTGGGATGGATGCAGTTAAAAGAAAACCAAGGCAGACGGGACTGCGGTCAACTTTCCTGGATTTGTTGAG GAGGTTGGACAAAgcagaataa